A part of Aegilops tauschii subsp. strangulata cultivar AL8/78 chromosome 2, Aet v6.0, whole genome shotgun sequence genomic DNA contains:
- the LOC123497044 gene encoding serine carboxypeptidase II-3-like has product MKSTVLALLLLVAVQCLALGSRTAAAAKVRRTRQGDYLNRLRGSPSSRASWESLAAVEEEQTTTKATGRPAPAAVAAEAGRKEADRVEALPGQPSGVDFAQYAGYVTVDAAAGRALFYYLAEAVGGNGDGSSSKGKPLLLWLNGGSGCSSLGYGAMEELGPFRVMSDGKTLYRNPYSWKAGSTVRTADVLFLESPAGVGYSYSNTTADYGRSGDNRTAEDAYLFLANWLERFPEYKGREFYITGESYAGHYVPQLAHAILRHASPAINLKGIMIGNAVINDWTDSKGMYDFFWTHALISDETAEGISKNCNFTAGAASNALCDDASDAAGESLRDIDIYNIYAPNCQSEKLVTPPIAPSVRTCVRPFLQHHSRYSDSTTCGQIIIIGDFYFFDMKIIDWLVMSLLGF; this is encoded by the exons ATGAAGAGCACAGTGCTGGCACTCTTGCTACTGGTGGCGGTGCAATGCCTCGCGCTGGGGTCtcgcacggcggcggcggccaaggtACGGCGGACAAGGCAGGGCGACTACCTGAACCGGCTGCGCGGGTCGCCGTCCTCGCGCGCGTCCTGGGAGTCTCtcgcggccgtggaggaggagcaGACGACGACGAAGGCGACGGGTAGACCCGCGCCGGCGGCCGTTGCGGCGGAGGCCGGGCGCAAGGAGGCCGACCGCGTGGAGGCGCTGCCCGGGCAGCCGAGCGGCGTGGACTTCGCACAGTACGCTGGGTACGTGACGGTGGACGCCGCCGCCGGGCGCGCGCTGTTCTACTACCTCGCCGAGGCCGTCGGCGGCAACGGCGACGGGTCGTCGTCCAAGGGCAAGCCCCTCCTGCTCTGGCTCAACGGGGGCTCCGGGTGCTCGTCGCTGGGGTACGGCGCCATGGAGGAGCTAGGCCCGTTCCGCGTCATGAGCGACGGCAAGACGCTCTACCGCAACCCCTACTCCTGGAAGGCTGGATCCACGGTACGCA CGGCGGACGTGCTGTTCCTGGAGAGCCCGGCGGGGGTGGGGTACTCGTACTCGAACACGACGGCGGACTACGGGCGGAGCGGGGACAACCGGACGGCGGAGGACGCGTACCTGTTCCTGGCCAACTGGCTGGAGCGCTTCCCGGAGTACAAGGGCCGCGAGTTCTACATCACCGGCGAGAGCTACGCCGGCCACTACGTGCCGCAGCTGGCCCACGCCATCCTCCGCCACGCCTCCCCGGCCATCAACCTCAAAGGCATCATG ATTGGGAACGCGGTGATCAACGACTGGACGGACAGCAAGGGCATGTACGACTTCTTCTGGACGCACGCGCTCATCTCCGACGAGACGGCCGAGGGCATCAGCAAGAACTGCAACTTCACGGCGGGCGCGGCGTCGAACGCGCTCTGCGACGACGCCTCGGACGCGGCCGGCGAGAGCCTCCGGGACATCGACATCTACAACATCTACGCGCCCAACTGCCAGTCGGAGAAGCTCGTCACGCCGCCCATCGCCCCCTCGGTACGTACGTGCGTGCGGCCTTTCCTACAACACCATAGCCGGTACAGTGACAGTACTACGTGTGGCCAGATCATCATCATAGgggatttttatttttttgacatgaaaatcATAGATTGGTTAGTGATGAGTTTGCTTGGGTTCTAG